In Laspinema palackyanum D2c, the DNA window TCTCCGCAGATTTAGTCTTAATTAGTTCCCGGTTATTGGACGAAGGAAATACCGAAGGACTGCCGGGAGAACCCCGATTATTGTTTGAACCTGGGTCCTATCAGTTTCGCAACAAGCAAATCCAGGGAATTCGCACCGATCACGATCGCTATGGCGGACGACGCTTCGGCATCAATGTCGCCTGGAGTTGGACCCAAGCAGGGGTGAAAATCCTCCACCTCGGCGGCGCAGCGGCACCGATTAATTCAGAACAGCAAATCCTCATGGGACGCCCAGATTTGCTGTTATTGCCGGTAGGGGGAGGTCCAAAAGCTTATACCCCTTCGGAAGCCAAGGAAGCGATGCTCAAGTTGAACCCGAAAGTGGTGATTCCCATGCACTATCGCACCACCGCAGCGGATGCTCAAGTTTGCGATTTGGTTGAGGTGGATGAGTTTTTATCGGTTCTGGATAATCGGGTTGTGGAACAGGTCAATGCCAATTCCCTTGAATTGACCACGGGCAGTTTACCCGAAACGGGTCCCGTGATTAAAATCATGAGTTATCAAACCGTAACGGGTTGAAGACTAGCTAACAGAATTACTCATGACCTCTATAGAGAAGGGGGGCAGTCTATGTACTGCCCCCTTCTTATAGATTAACTGACTTTTCTACCCATGAGGAGGGCTTTGGTGGCGGACTCTCCAGCGCGGTTGAGTTGCTGACGTAACTTGAGACAGAGTCCCGCAAAAATGGCGAGATGTCCTAGGAATGCCATAAAGATGGGGGTCGTAGTGGCGTATTCTACGCCGGATAAGGAGAGGATGGAGAGCAGATAAATCTCGGGGATGGTTTCGGGTTGTCCTCCTAAGAGGGCTAGGGTGAGCAAGGGGAGGCCGATCGCAGCCCCAACAACGCCTGTGACCCACAATGCTCGCTTTTTGGATTTGAGCAACAGCATGATTTGAGCCAGGACTGCATAAATTGCGGCCAAGATGACGTAGAAGCCGATCACGGCGATCGCCTGCAATTTGGGGAGCATTTCCAAGGGCCATAAGAGGACCCAGGGGATAAAAACGAGGGCGGTAATGGTGGCACAGATGGCGATCGCCACAGGTGCGGGACTTTTTTCACCCCAGATTAAATCTTGTAACACGGATTGACCCTTGGCTTGGTGAGCATAACGCGCCCAATCCAAGAGGGTTTGTCGCGGTGGGGAGAGGGCGGCAATCAGACCCAAAAATAAGAATAAATTCAGGGTCGCGATCAAATACAGGCGGTCAAACCATAGATAGGGTTTGCTGAAAAAGTTATAAAAAGCAGGGGGGGTAAATGAACAAAAGGCCCCCCTTCCTGCACCAATAAACAT includes these proteins:
- a CDS encoding MBL fold metallo-hydrolase; the encoded protein is MNRRQFFHYGKVAALAGIASTLPSAWQQWAAQTPPSSGNRAQNTNSLSVKWLGHTCFLFEGEGQRVLVNPFRSLGCTAGYPPPLVSADLVLISSRLLDEGNTEGLPGEPRLLFEPGSYQFRNKQIQGIRTDHDRYGGRRFGINVAWSWTQAGVKILHLGGAAAPINSEQQILMGRPDLLLLPVGGGPKAYTPSEAKEAMLKLNPKVVIPMHYRTTAADAQVCDLVEVDEFLSVLDNRVVEQVNANSLELTTGSLPETGPVIKIMSYQTVTG